A section of the Carya illinoinensis cultivar Pawnee chromosome 12, C.illinoinensisPawnee_v1, whole genome shotgun sequence genome encodes:
- the LOC122290417 gene encoding (+)-cis,trans-nepetalactol synthase NEPS1-like, translating into MTETTLHKKKLEGKLAIVTGGASGIGEATAHLFAKHGARMVVIADIQEELGHQVANSIGLNHSTYIRCDVTDEEQVKAMVEWTVKNYGQLDIMFSNARIFSRLNQTVLNLDLLALDHLFAINVRGMAVCVKHAARAMVEGHVRGSTVCTASVAANQGSTKNTDYFMSKHAVLGLVRSASRQLGEHGIRVNCISSSVIATPMACSVSGMDAEQVEKACEPHASLKGVVLKVGHVACAVLFLASDDSGFLNGHNVVVDGGWVD; encoded by the coding sequence ATGACGGAAACCACATTGCACAAGAAGAAACTGGAAGGCAAACTGGCCATAGTCACAGGCGGTGCTAGTGGCATCGGGGAGGCGACTGCACATCTTTTTGCCAAGCATGGTGCGCGTATGGTGGTCATTGCTGATATCCAAGAAGAACTAGGCCATCAGGTTGCCAATTCAATTGGTTTGAACCATTCAACATACATACGTTGTGACGTTACTGATGAAGAACAGGTCAAAGCCATGGTAGAATGGACGGTCAAGAATTATGGGCAACTTGACATCATGTTTAGTAATGCAAGGATTTTTAGTAGGTTGAATCAGACCGTACTTAACCTAGACTTGTTGGCCCTTGACCATCTATTTGCGATCAATGTACGTGGCATGGCTGTATGTGTAAAGCATGCAGCACGTGCTATGGTTGAAGGGCATGTGAGGGGGAGCACTGTGTGCACCGCAAGTGTAGCAGCAAATCAGGGTTCAACCAAAAATACTGATTACTTTATGTCAAAGCACGCGGTGCTTGGGCTTGTTCGATCAGCAAGCAGGCAATTAGGGGAGCATGGGATTAGAGTGAACTGCATATCATCCTCTGTAATTGCGACTCCAATGGCATGCAGTGTATCCGGAATGGATGCCGAGCAAGTGGAGAAGGCATGTGAGCCGCACGCGAGCTTGAAAGGAGTTGTCCTAAAAGTGGGGCATGTAGCTTGTGCAGTGCTCTTCCTTGCATCTGATGATTCTGGATTTTTGAATGGGCATAACGTAGTGGTTGATGGCGGCTGGGTTGACTAG